In the Natronolimnobius baerhuensis genome, one interval contains:
- the proC gene encoding pyrroline-5-carboxylate reductase, with translation MTEVCVIGCGNMGASLLEGLSKTDEYTLTACDIDPDALEAVSPFCETTTTDLSAATESEVVIIAVKPSVVPIILDELELSADQTLVSIAAGVSTDMITDETPATVVRVMPNLAARTQNMAAAVTAETVTNEVREILDAVGEFVEIDESQMDIATAVNGSGPAFVFYLLGAMQAAGVESGLSDDEARTLAAQTFKGAAETVLRSDEPIDDLIDAVCSPNGTTIEGMELLWDSTADEAVTDAVLAAERRSTELAEDYGNE, from the coding sequence ATGACTGAAGTTTGCGTAATCGGTTGCGGGAACATGGGGGCGTCCTTACTCGAGGGACTCTCCAAAACCGATGAGTACACCCTGACAGCGTGTGATATCGACCCGGACGCGCTCGAGGCAGTCTCACCGTTCTGTGAGACAACGACGACGGACCTTAGCGCGGCCACAGAGAGCGAGGTCGTCATTATCGCCGTCAAACCGTCGGTCGTACCGATTATTCTGGACGAACTCGAGTTGTCGGCAGACCAGACGCTTGTCTCGATTGCAGCCGGCGTCTCGACGGATATGATCACAGACGAGACTCCTGCGACAGTCGTTCGCGTGATGCCGAATCTCGCAGCACGGACACAGAATATGGCAGCAGCGGTTACGGCGGAAACCGTGACCAACGAGGTGCGAGAAATTCTCGATGCTGTCGGTGAGTTCGTCGAGATCGATGAGTCCCAGATGGACATTGCAACGGCAGTCAACGGTAGCGGACCGGCGTTCGTGTTCTATCTCCTCGGGGCAATGCAGGCGGCTGGCGTCGAATCGGGACTGTCGGACGACGAGGCCAGAACGCTCGCCGCACAGACTTTTAAAGGCGCTGCTGAGACGGTTCTGCGATCCGACGAGCCAATCGATGACCTCATCGATGCAGTCTGCTCGCCGAACGGCACGACGATTGAAGGGATGGAGTTGCTGTGGGACAGTACCGCAGATGAAGCGGTCACTGACGCTGTTCTGGCAGCCGAACGCCGCTCGACGGAGTTAGCTGAGGACTATGGCAATGAGTGA
- the proB gene encoding glutamate 5-kinase, with the protein MSDGVSRSEIEQARALAANADRVVVKAGTNSLTNEASKLDIDKLDKLVDDIAALRERGKDVILVSSGSIGAGKGRIAYNGETVEESQALSTVGQSLLMHQYTESFERYDQKIAQLLLTQHDLENSERFTNVQNTIETLLEWDIVPVINENDAVATKEIRIGDNDMLSSSVAVGVDADLLVTLTDVGGVYTGNPKEDETATLIEAVGRNYDDVQGIVEASTSSEFGGIQTKVQGARDVSEYGIPAIIAKSTEPDVLEKIAAEKAVGTLFIPINGVIND; encoded by the coding sequence ATGAGTGATGGAGTCTCTCGCTCGGAGATCGAGCAGGCCAGAGCGTTGGCGGCGAACGCAGACCGCGTGGTCGTCAAAGCAGGGACGAACTCGCTGACGAACGAAGCGTCAAAACTGGACATCGACAAGCTCGATAAACTCGTCGATGATATCGCTGCGCTCCGTGAACGGGGTAAGGACGTGATCCTCGTCTCCTCGGGTTCCATCGGTGCGGGCAAGGGACGAATCGCCTACAACGGCGAGACCGTCGAGGAGTCACAGGCATTATCGACAGTCGGTCAGAGCCTCCTGATGCACCAGTACACCGAGAGCTTCGAGCGCTACGACCAGAAAATCGCACAGCTCCTGTTGACCCAGCACGACCTCGAGAATTCGGAACGGTTCACGAACGTCCAGAACACGATTGAGACGCTCCTCGAGTGGGATATCGTCCCGGTGATCAACGAAAACGACGCTGTCGCCACGAAAGAGATTCGCATCGGCGACAACGACATGCTCTCGTCGTCGGTTGCAGTCGGCGTTGACGCCGACTTGCTCGTGACGCTGACGGACGTTGGCGGCGTCTACACCGGCAACCCGAAAGAAGACGAGACGGCAACGCTCATCGAAGCGGTGGGGCGCAATTACGACGACGTACAGGGGATTGTCGAAGCAAGCACCAGCAGCGAGTTCGGCGGCATCCAGACGAAAGTCCAGGGCGCACGCGACGTCAGCGAGTACGGTATTCCCGCGATAATCGCCAAATCCACCGAACCAGACGTCCTCGAGAAAATCGCAGCTGAAAAGGCGGTCGGAACACTATTCATCCCAATAAACGGAGTCATCAATGACTGA
- a CDS encoding glutamate-5-semialdehyde dehydrogenase produces the protein MTEQTARAKVDEAQTAARTLAMCSEDERNAGLRSIADALEERTDEILEANEKDVAAGEKLLEAGEYSQALVDRLKLSESKLEDIAEMVRSVAEQTDPLEKTLVSRRLDEDLELYKTAVPIGVVGTVFESRPDALVQIAALSLKSGNAVILKGGSEASHSNRVLYEIIQEATDEFPAGWAQLIEAREDVDALLEMDDAIDLLMPRGSSAFVEYIQDNTSIPVLGHTEGICHVYVDDDADLEMAADIAFDAKVQYPAVCNAVETLLVHESVADEFLPAIAERYEDAGVELRGSEAVREIIDAGPATEDDWASEYGDLVLSITLVDSLDGAIDHIAEYGSKHTESIVTEDDDRAVRFMRSLDSASVFHNASTRFSDGYRFGLGAEVGISTGKIHARGPVGLEGLTTYKYHLEGDGHIVATYAGEDAKPYLHEEFDGDWLDN, from the coding sequence ATGACTGAACAGACAGCTCGAGCCAAAGTTGATGAGGCACAGACTGCAGCGCGCACGCTCGCGATGTGCTCGGAAGACGAGCGCAACGCGGGGCTGCGTTCGATTGCAGACGCACTCGAGGAGCGAACGGACGAAATCCTCGAGGCGAACGAGAAAGACGTCGCCGCGGGCGAGAAACTGCTCGAAGCGGGCGAGTACAGCCAGGCGCTCGTCGACCGGCTGAAACTCTCCGAGTCGAAACTCGAGGATATCGCGGAGATGGTCCGAAGCGTCGCCGAGCAGACGGATCCGCTCGAGAAGACCCTCGTCTCGCGACGGCTCGACGAGGACCTCGAGTTGTACAAAACCGCCGTCCCAATCGGCGTCGTCGGGACGGTGTTCGAATCCCGACCGGACGCGCTCGTCCAGATCGCCGCGCTCAGCCTCAAATCCGGCAACGCCGTGATTCTGAAAGGCGGCAGCGAGGCGAGTCACTCCAACCGAGTGCTCTACGAGATCATCCAGGAGGCGACCGACGAGTTCCCAGCCGGCTGGGCACAGCTGATCGAGGCGCGCGAAGACGTCGACGCCTTGCTCGAGATGGACGATGCAATCGACCTCCTGATGCCACGGGGCAGTTCGGCGTTCGTCGAGTACATTCAGGACAACACGAGCATCCCGGTGCTCGGCCACACTGAGGGCATCTGTCACGTTTACGTCGACGACGACGCCGACCTCGAGATGGCGGCCGATATCGCGTTCGACGCGAAGGTGCAGTATCCCGCGGTCTGTAACGCCGTCGAGACGCTGTTGGTCCACGAGTCCGTCGCGGACGAGTTCCTGCCAGCAATCGCCGAGCGCTACGAGGACGCCGGCGTCGAACTCCGCGGCAGCGAGGCGGTCCGTGAGATCATCGACGCAGGGCCAGCAACCGAAGATGACTGGGCGAGCGAGTACGGCGATCTCGTGCTCTCGATCACACTCGTCGACTCGCTCGACGGCGCAATCGATCACATCGCCGAGTACGGATCGAAGCACACGGAATCCATCGTCACCGAAGACGACGACCGCGCCGTCCGGTTCATGCGCAGTCTCGACTCGGCGAGCGTCTTCCACAACGCCTCGACGCGCTTCAGCGACGGCTACCGCTTTGGCCTCGGTGCCGAGGTCGGCATCAGCACCGGCAAGATCCACGCTCGCGGTCCCGTCGGCCTCGAGGGCCTAACTACCTACAAGTATCACCTCGAGGGAGACGGCCACATCGTCGCGACCTACGCCGGCGAGGATGCGAAACCGTACCTCCACGAGGAGTTCGACGGCGACTGGCTCGACAACTAA
- a CDS encoding NAD(P)-dependent oxidoreductase, producing the protein MDDIGIIGVGHIGNGFLENLLADGYDVTVYDIDETTLEQASEQGASRATSPAALATAVDAVVMAVPGTPEVEAVMGGDDGVLAGASDLSLVIDVTTTLPETSRECQTLCADAGIRFLEAPITGGSPREGMHMLVGGSEADYDAASDLLETLCTEHTRIGPVGDATIFKLGLQVRYAGHHAIDAEIIEFMRANDVDPDPLVDFLEFDIEERYFSGDFSQAIEGLGGLAIWHKDIGYARQVARETETALPLAGVLAEAYKATVRRTDDEAGHAAALRTYWQVLNGTDGENGD; encoded by the coding sequence ATGGACGACATCGGCATCATCGGCGTCGGGCACATCGGCAACGGATTCCTCGAGAACTTGCTCGCTGACGGCTACGACGTCACGGTGTACGATATCGACGAGACGACACTCGAGCAGGCCAGCGAGCAGGGTGCCAGTCGCGCCACCTCGCCGGCGGCGCTGGCAACGGCGGTCGACGCCGTCGTGATGGCGGTTCCGGGCACGCCAGAAGTCGAGGCCGTGATGGGCGGCGACGACGGCGTTCTCGCCGGCGCATCTGATCTCTCGCTCGTCATCGACGTGACGACGACGCTCCCCGAGACCAGCCGCGAGTGCCAGACGCTGTGTGCTGACGCCGGCATCCGCTTTCTCGAGGCCCCGATCACTGGCGGCTCTCCACGCGAGGGCATGCACATGCTCGTCGGCGGCTCCGAAGCCGACTACGACGCCGCGAGCGACCTCCTCGAGACGCTCTGTACAGAGCACACCCGAATCGGTCCGGTCGGCGATGCGACGATTTTCAAACTCGGATTGCAGGTGCGCTATGCGGGCCACCACGCCATCGACGCTGAGATCATCGAGTTCATGCGCGCGAACGATGTCGACCCTGACCCGCTCGTGGACTTCCTCGAGTTCGATATCGAGGAGCGATACTTCAGCGGCGACTTCAGCCAGGCTATCGAGGGACTGGGCGGCCTCGCAATCTGGCACAAAGACATCGGCTACGCCCGACAGGTGGCTCGAGAAACCGAGACTGCGCTGCCGCTTGCTGGGGTGTTGGCGGAGGCGTACAAAGCGACCGTTCGACGAACCGACGACGAGGCGGGCCACGCCGCCGCGCTGCGGACGTACTGGCAGGTACTCAATGGAACGGATGGCGAGAACGGCGACTGA
- a CDS encoding acyl-CoA dehydrogenase family protein, with amino-acid sequence MALSAEQELIRDTVRSFVEREVEPAVDEADANQEFPEAVWDGLAELDLTGLTVPEEYGGFDADPLTASLVYEELAAGHLSLATALSVHSLATSCIREFGTEHHLETWLPEMAEGRPVGAFALSEAEAGSNPAEMSTEARFDEDADEYVINGTKQWITNGERAGVVILFAKTDREDPDTVTQFLVPKDTDGLEVGKKEDKLGLRASDTTTLVFDDVRIPTENRLTEVGEGLKAAFSILTGGRIAIASQAVGLAQAALEDAVAYSKEREQFGRPISDHQVISHKLADMQTNVQAARLLTRDAARKNTEGVDPMAASMAKYFASETAVDVANEAVQIHGGYGYTTDFDVERYYRDAKITTIYEGTSEIQKEVIARHVLE; translated from the coding sequence ATGGCGCTTTCAGCCGAGCAGGAACTCATCAGGGACACGGTGCGGTCGTTCGTCGAGCGCGAGGTCGAACCAGCAGTCGACGAGGCGGATGCGAACCAGGAGTTTCCCGAAGCCGTCTGGGATGGCCTCGCCGAACTCGATCTGACTGGGCTGACCGTGCCCGAGGAGTACGGCGGATTCGACGCCGATCCGCTGACGGCGAGTCTCGTCTACGAGGAACTGGCTGCCGGCCACCTCTCGCTTGCGACGGCGCTGTCAGTGCACTCGCTCGCAACCTCGTGTATTCGCGAGTTCGGCACCGAGCATCACCTCGAGACGTGGCTCCCGGAGATGGCCGAGGGCCGGCCGGTCGGGGCGTTTGCGCTCTCGGAAGCCGAGGCGGGGTCGAATCCGGCCGAAATGAGCACGGAGGCGCGGTTCGACGAGGACGCCGACGAGTACGTGATCAACGGCACGAAACAGTGGATCACCAACGGCGAGCGCGCGGGCGTCGTCATCCTGTTCGCGAAAACCGACCGCGAGGATCCCGACACCGTCACCCAGTTTCTCGTCCCGAAAGACACCGACGGCCTCGAGGTCGGCAAAAAAGAGGACAAACTCGGTCTGCGGGCGAGCGACACGACGACGCTCGTCTTCGACGACGTTCGAATTCCCACAGAAAATCGACTCACCGAGGTCGGTGAGGGACTGAAAGCCGCGTTTTCGATCCTGACTGGCGGGCGAATCGCCATCGCGAGTCAGGCCGTCGGGCTGGCGCAGGCTGCCCTCGAGGATGCCGTCGCCTACAGCAAAGAGCGCGAGCAGTTCGGCCGGCCGATCAGCGACCATCAGGTGATTTCGCACAAACTCGCGGACATGCAGACGAACGTCCAGGCCGCTCGCCTGCTGACTCGTGACGCCGCACGGAAGAACACAGAGGGCGTCGATCCGATGGCTGCGAGCATGGCGAAGTACTTCGCGAGCGAAACCGCCGTCGACGTCGCCAACGAGGCCGTCCAGATCCACGGCGGCTACGGTTACACGACCGATTTCGACGTCGAGCGCTACTACCGCGACGCCAAGATCACCACGATCTACGAAGGCACCAGCGAGATTCAGAAGGAAGTCATCGCCCGTCACGTCCTCGAGTGA
- a CDS encoding acyl-CoA mutase large subunit family protein, producing MFDDDDLEAVRSGRERWARETLEPTLERHGERQERFATVSNHEVERLYTPDDIADLEYDEDLGFPGEPPYTRGPYPTMYRGRTWTMRQFAGFGTAEETNERFQYLIEEGQTGLSTAFDMPSLMGLDSDHPMSEGEVGKEGVAVDTLRDMEILFDGIDIGDVSTSFTINPSAPVIYAMYVALADQQGVPRGELRGTLQNDMLKEFIAQKEWVIPPEPSLAVVTDTIEFAADETPQFHPISISGYHIREAGSTAAQEAAFTLANGFAYVEDCLERGLDVDDVGPLLSFFFNSHNSIFEEVAKFRAARRVYARVMEDRYDATKPESTRLKFHTQTAGQSLTAQQPLNNIVRVTIQALAGVLGGTQSLHTNSFDEALALPSEKAVRVALRTQQIIAEESGAADIVDPMGGSFAIEALTNEMDDEITAYLEEIDELGDGSIRDGVLTGITDGYFQREIGDASYEYQQRVERGEETVVGVNAYTIAEDTAPDILQVDETTRDRQLERLESVKAERDDDAVSARLEALSEAIASGENVMPPIIDAVKAYATMGEIMQVFEDHHGAYQEQVSPV from the coding sequence ATGTTCGACGACGACGACCTCGAGGCGGTCCGCAGCGGGCGCGAGCGCTGGGCGCGTGAGACACTCGAGCCAACCCTCGAGCGCCACGGCGAGCGCCAGGAGCGGTTCGCGACGGTGTCGAACCACGAGGTCGAGCGCCTCTACACGCCCGACGATATCGCCGACCTCGAGTACGACGAGGATCTCGGATTCCCCGGCGAGCCACCGTACACGCGCGGCCCGTATCCGACGATGTATCGCGGGCGAACGTGGACGATGCGCCAGTTCGCCGGCTTCGGGACAGCAGAGGAGACGAACGAGCGCTTTCAGTACCTGATCGAGGAGGGCCAGACAGGCTTATCGACAGCGTTCGACATGCCCTCGCTGATGGGGCTCGATTCGGACCATCCGATGAGCGAGGGCGAAGTCGGGAAAGAGGGCGTCGCAGTCGATACCCTCCGCGATATGGAGATTCTGTTCGACGGAATCGACATCGGCGACGTCTCGACATCCTTTACGATCAACCCCTCCGCGCCGGTGATCTACGCGATGTACGTCGCGCTGGCAGACCAACAGGGCGTCCCTCGAGGCGAACTCCGTGGCACCCTTCAGAACGACATGCTCAAAGAGTTCATCGCGCAAAAGGAGTGGGTCATCCCGCCCGAACCCTCACTCGCGGTCGTCACGGATACAATCGAGTTCGCGGCCGACGAAACTCCACAGTTCCATCCGATCTCAATTTCGGGCTATCACATCCGCGAAGCCGGCTCGACGGCCGCACAAGAAGCCGCGTTTACGCTCGCGAACGGCTTTGCGTACGTCGAGGACTGCCTCGAGCGTGGCCTCGATGTGGACGACGTTGGGCCGCTGCTGTCGTTTTTCTTCAACTCACACAACTCGATCTTCGAGGAGGTCGCGAAGTTCCGCGCCGCTCGCCGCGTGTACGCCCGCGTGATGGAAGATCGGTACGACGCAACCAAACCTGAATCGACGCGCCTGAAGTTCCACACGCAGACGGCGGGTCAGTCCCTGACCGCCCAACAGCCGCTCAATAATATTGTTCGCGTCACGATTCAGGCGCTTGCGGGCGTACTGGGCGGCACGCAGTCGCTGCACACCAACAGTTTCGACGAGGCGCTCGCGTTGCCAAGCGAGAAGGCCGTCCGCGTCGCGCTTCGAACACAGCAGATCATCGCGGAGGAATCCGGCGCGGCAGACATCGTCGATCCGATGGGCGGGAGCTTCGCCATCGAAGCCCTGACGAACGAGATGGACGACGAGATCACGGCCTATCTCGAGGAGATCGACGAGTTAGGCGACGGGTCGATTCGCGATGGCGTCCTCACCGGCATCACCGACGGCTACTTCCAGCGTGAGATCGGCGACGCGAGCTACGAGTACCAGCAACGCGTCGAACGCGGCGAGGAAACCGTCGTCGGCGTCAACGCGTACACGATAGCGGAGGACACCGCACCGGACATTCTCCAGGTCGACGAGACGACGCGCGACCGCCAACTCGAGCGCCTCGAGTCCGTCAAAGCCGAGCGCGATGATGATGCCGTTTCGGCCCGTCTCGAGGCGTTGTCCGAGGCAATCGCCAGCGGTGAGAACGTCATGCCGCCGATCATCGACGCGGTGAAAGCGTACGCGACGATGGGCGAGATTATGCAGGTCTTCGAGGACCACCACGGGGCGTATCAGGAGCAAGTCAGCCCTGTATAG
- a CDS encoding SDR family oxidoreductase, which produces MDLQIDGNAALVTASSSGLGKASATALARDGVNVVINGRDEDQLAEAKAEIEDVATGEVVAQPGDLTDEDDIETLVETTVDEFGGLDHLITSAGGPPSGPFLETDDDDWYQAYDLLVMSVVRLAREAEPHLKAGDGGTMVNITSRSVKEAIDSLVLSNSVRMSVIGLEKTLSQEFAPDVRANAVLPGPHETARIEELVDQAVERGEYDSYEEGLASFATNPLERVGDPMELGNTVAFLSSPQSGFINGQSIVIDGGTTGSNL; this is translated from the coding sequence ATGGATCTCCAAATTGACGGCAACGCAGCACTGGTAACGGCGTCCTCGAGTGGACTCGGCAAGGCCTCAGCAACGGCGCTGGCCCGCGACGGGGTCAACGTCGTGATCAACGGCCGCGACGAGGACCAACTCGCCGAGGCGAAAGCCGAAATCGAAGACGTTGCAACGGGCGAGGTCGTCGCCCAGCCGGGCGATCTCACCGACGAGGACGATATCGAAACACTCGTCGAGACAACCGTCGACGAGTTCGGCGGCCTCGACCACCTCATCACCAGCGCCGGTGGCCCGCCATCCGGCCCGTTCCTCGAGACCGACGACGATGACTGGTATCAGGCCTACGACCTGCTCGTGATGAGCGTCGTGCGCCTCGCTCGCGAAGCCGAACCCCACCTCAAAGCAGGTGACGGCGGGACGATGGTCAACATCACCTCCCGCAGCGTCAAGGAAGCCATCGACAGCCTCGTCCTCTCGAACTCGGTCCGGATGAGCGTTATCGGCCTCGAGAAGACGCTTTCCCAGGAGTTCGCACCCGACGTTCGGGCGAACGCAGTCCTGCCCGGCCCACACGAGACGGCCCGCATCGAGGAACTCGTCGATCAGGCCGTCGAGCGCGGCGAGTACGACTCCTACGAGGAGGGACTTGCGAGCTTTGCGACTAACCCGCTCGAGCGCGTCGGCGATCCGATGGAACTCGGCAACACCGTCGCGTTCCTCTCCTCGCCACAGTCCGGCTTCATCAACGGCCAAAGCATCGTCATCGACGGCGGCACGACCGGGTCGAACCTCTAA
- a CDS encoding cupin domain-containing protein: MEPVPFDDAETYEPDAGWQRAALAGSDRFSFEWFEKPPGHSSPMHDHENEQVCLCLEGELTVRTEDESVTLEQYDSVWLEAWESHAVENTGDERAVGLDVFAPGRSFEFWTDREGDDDSEQTDGL, translated from the coding sequence ATGGAACCCGTCCCATTCGACGACGCCGAGACGTACGAACCCGACGCAGGGTGGCAACGCGCGGCGCTGGCGGGTAGTGACCGCTTTAGCTTCGAGTGGTTCGAGAAACCGCCGGGTCACAGTTCGCCGATGCACGACCACGAGAATGAACAGGTCTGTCTCTGCCTCGAGGGTGAACTCACTGTCCGAACTGAAGACGAGTCAGTGACGCTCGAGCAGTACGATTCCGTCTGGCTCGAGGCTTGGGAATCCCATGCGGTCGAAAACACCGGCGACGAGCGAGCGGTTGGACTCGACGTGTTCGCACCGGGGCGGTCGTTCGAGTTCTGGACAGACCGTGAGGGCGACGACGATAGCGAGCAAACGGACGGTCTGTAA
- the pdhA gene encoding pyruvate dehydrogenase (acetyl-transferring) E1 component subunit alpha yields the protein MPQDSLESALFDRAPSDRVQVLNADGNVVDPALEPALEDETLRSMYRDMRFARRFDERAISLQRQGRLGTYASLAGQEGSQIGSTYALTDTDLLSYQYREHGAVIARGLPWEYLLYWLGHEDGNAALAELEVFPLNISIGAHLPHAVGWSWAATLNDDERVSVVHFGDGATSEGDFHEALNIAGVADAPTIFFCNNNQWAISVPREAQTASQTIAQKAHAYGFEGIQVDGMDPLACYVVTKAARRKALESADKHARPTLIEAVQYRYGAHTTADDPSAYRDEDEVEQWRERDPIDRFESYLRERNTLDDDRIETIDAEIESTLSELINRAEDVAADPQAIFDHVYDEPSQRLERQQAVLEGLRSDHGDERLLEDE from the coding sequence ATGCCGCAGGATTCGCTCGAGTCGGCGCTCTTTGATCGAGCCCCATCCGACCGGGTGCAGGTGCTCAACGCAGACGGTAATGTCGTCGATCCAGCCCTCGAGCCAGCGCTCGAGGACGAGACGCTGCGTTCGATGTACCGTGATATGCGGTTCGCACGGCGATTCGACGAGCGAGCGATCAGCCTGCAACGACAGGGACGACTCGGAACGTACGCCTCGCTTGCGGGACAGGAGGGGTCTCAGATTGGGTCGACGTATGCGCTTACAGACACGGATTTGCTCTCATACCAGTACCGCGAACACGGCGCAGTGATCGCGCGGGGACTACCGTGGGAGTATCTCCTGTACTGGCTCGGCCACGAAGACGGCAACGCCGCGCTTGCCGAGCTCGAGGTGTTTCCACTCAACATCTCGATTGGGGCGCACCTCCCCCACGCCGTGGGCTGGTCGTGGGCGGCAACACTGAACGACGACGAGCGCGTCAGCGTCGTCCACTTCGGGGATGGAGCGACCTCCGAAGGCGACTTTCACGAGGCGCTGAACATCGCCGGCGTGGCCGACGCCCCGACGATCTTTTTCTGTAACAACAATCAGTGGGCGATTTCGGTGCCACGAGAGGCACAGACGGCAAGTCAGACTATCGCCCAGAAAGCACACGCCTACGGATTCGAGGGGATACAGGTCGATGGCATGGACCCGCTCGCCTGCTACGTCGTCACGAAGGCCGCTCGAAGGAAGGCTCTCGAGTCGGCCGATAAACACGCTCGGCCGACACTTATCGAAGCCGTCCAGTACCGCTATGGTGCGCATACGACGGCTGATGACCCATCCGCATATCGCGACGAAGACGAGGTCGAACAGTGGCGAGAGCGTGACCCAATCGACCGATTTGAATCGTACCTACGTGAGCGCAACACGCTCGACGACGACCGAATCGAGACGATTGACGCCGAAATCGAGTCAACTCTCTCTGAACTGATCAACCGCGCCGAAGACGTAGCTGCTGATCCACAGGCTATCTTCGACCACGTGTACGACGAGCCATCGCAACGACTCGAGCGCCAGCAGGCCGTTCTCGAGGGGCTCAGATCCGACCACGGAGACGAACGATTACTCGAGGATGAGTAA
- a CDS encoding Gfo/Idh/MocA family protein yields the protein MNTRQQLTIGIVGLGSHGTRHSRALQELGHDVMGADADPTIRADFAAEFDTTTFEHPSNLFDEPIDAVIISSPTKFHEPVATKALEAGLDVLLEKPLAHTVESAERIAQVAERTDQVCMVGYHHRFRNPCTVLKDYIDQGYLGDITHIQAKYIRRRGVPGRGTWYTSREIAGGGALMDLGSHALDMVLYFCDWPAIEDVLGQATSEFGPREDYSYLDMWGEDGEARMYDVEDSVHAFLEFENGCTASIEVAWATNAESVHSYDVRGTEAGASLDITNTLDEIDPWIDHRNDLTLYEVRGGAADHFVNSEIVCEQNDPFRDELATFLETVVTDTRPAQCNVRQALQAQRAVDRVYQETDA from the coding sequence ATGAACACCCGGCAGCAACTGACGATTGGGATCGTGGGGCTGGGAAGCCACGGAACCCGGCATTCACGAGCGCTTCAGGAGTTAGGTCACGATGTGATGGGGGCTGATGCAGATCCGACGATTCGGGCTGACTTCGCCGCGGAGTTCGATACGACAACATTCGAACACCCATCGAATCTGTTTGACGAACCAATCGATGCTGTGATCATCTCTTCGCCGACGAAGTTCCACGAACCCGTGGCAACGAAAGCACTCGAGGCCGGTCTGGATGTCTTACTCGAGAAGCCACTTGCCCATACGGTCGAGAGTGCCGAACGCATCGCACAGGTTGCAGAGCGAACCGATCAGGTGTGTATGGTCGGCTATCACCATCGATTTCGCAATCCCTGCACTGTGTTGAAAGACTACATCGACCAGGGCTATCTCGGCGATATTACCCACATTCAGGCGAAGTACATCCGGCGACGCGGCGTGCCGGGTCGTGGAACGTGGTACACCTCTCGAGAAATCGCTGGGGGCGGCGCGCTCATGGATCTCGGGAGTCACGCACTGGATATGGTGTTGTACTTCTGTGACTGGCCAGCCATCGAGGACGTGCTTGGACAGGCAACCTCTGAGTTCGGCCCACGAGAGGACTACTCGTATCTCGATATGTGGGGCGAAGATGGCGAAGCACGGATGTACGACGTCGAAGATTCAGTCCACGCGTTTCTCGAGTTCGAAAACGGCTGTACGGCAAGTATCGAGGTTGCGTGGGCGACGAACGCCGAGTCGGTCCACTCCTACGACGTTCGCGGGACGGAAGCGGGTGCCTCGCTGGACATCACGAATACCTTAGATGAAATCGATCCGTGGATCGACCACCGAAACGATCTCACATTGTATGAAGTCCGTGGCGGTGCCGCCGATCACTTTGTCAATTCCGAGATCGTATGCGAACAGAACGATCCGTTCCGTGACGAACTCGCGACGTTCCTCGAGACGGTTGTCACCGACACACGGCCGGCACAATGTAACGTTCGTCAGGCGCTTCAGGCCCAACGCGCGGTCGACCGAGTCTACCAGGAGACCGATGCATAG